The genomic window TCGCCTTCGATATCGACTTTCCGACCGTTTTTAGGGAAGAAATTCGCAACGCCGCTAATCAATTGCGAACTTTCGGGGCAATAGATGATGTTACCTGACCTCAGCCCTATGTTTTCGTATCTAGATTTCGGCAATCCCTGCCGAAATCATGGCCAACAACGAAAGGAAAGTAACCGAAGCTGACTTGAACGATGACTTACGTCCTATGTCCCGAATTCCGGCAATCCCTACCAGAATGACGACCTGATGGCTTACCGGTAGTTACTTGAATATTCAGAACAGACCAATCATCGTCGTAAAAAATGTCCACTTAGAGGGATGCGAATCCGCCAAATAACCTCGCCTCCCCGAAAAGTTATTTCTTAGAAAAACGTACGCCATAGCGGCGTAGTAACTTCTCGAAAGCGACACAATATATGCGTGGAATGATCGCCGGTTTTCGACTTCTCGGAGAAGATTGAATTTTACACTGGGTAGCCTGAATCGTTATTTCTCAGAATTGTCCCTGTGCAGCCCCCTCCATCAATGCACGTAAAGTATCGCGGACCTTGATGGCATTGGCCTTAAGTTCCGGCGGAAGTGTTTTTCCGCCAAAGATGAACATATCTAGATCCATCATCGTTAGGTATACCTGTTCTGGATCGTCTTTATCCTGAACAACGGCAATGCGGCAGGGCATAAAGGCGGTGTAGGCACGGTTGTAGTCAGCCATTTGCACACCCACTCGGACATCACAGAATGAAAGGAAGCTGACGAAACGATAGGGTTTTCCAAGCACAGCCTGCGCCTGTTTATAAAAAGGAGATTCACCTACGAACAAAATATTGCGTTGCACGGCCAGACTTTTTAAAGAATCTACTACCTCCTCGGGTTTCATTCCTTTTTTGGCTGGAACTACCTCGACTATTGCTGCCCCAGGATCAAAATTCTGAAGAAAACGTATCCCCACCTTCTGATAGACTCGAACAGCCTCGGGATCCAGAAAATTGAGGATATCGTGAACTTT from Gammaproteobacteria bacterium includes these protein-coding regions:
- a CDS encoding DUF302 domain-containing protein — translated: MPIIRNILATIGLATVIIGGVGYYKVHDILNFLDPEAVRVYQKVGIRFLQNFDPGAAIVEVVPAKKGMKPEEVVDSLKSLAVQRNILFVGESPFYKQAQAVLGKPYRFVSFLSFCDVRVGVQMADYNRAYTAFMPCRIAVVQDKDDPEQVYLTMMDLDMFIFGGKTLPPELKANAIKVRDTLRALMEGAAQGQF